The Theobroma cacao cultivar B97-61/B2 chromosome 1, Criollo_cocoa_genome_V2, whole genome shotgun sequence genome contains the following window.
GCATTTTATTAGAGAGCTTGTTACATAAACcatataaaatgaaatgattccGTTTTAACCTGGGGGAGGAAGCTTCTTATTCtccaattaatttgattagcAGTTCAGATCTCACTGTCATTGGATTTGCTACAGTTCCTGCAAAAGTTTCGAAAGGCTGCACTGGTGATCTGGGATTGGTCGTCAAAATTGCAAGATACCCATTTGACCTGACGTTAGAATCGTTGAATTAATCACACCACTTTTAGTGTAAACGACGCAGTTGAGAAAGATAAGGGTGGTCCATAAAACAGCTTGAAGGGATTAATATGGGACCAAGCTTATCCTCTTGCAATCGTGGCCCAATCAGTGTGTGGGCTTCTAAACGAGCTTCTGCTACCTTTTTTAACTAACTAATAAGGTGCTGGGATACCCTCCAAAATTGAATTGGAAGCAATCAAAGCAGTGAAGTATAGgttattattttcaacatttctCGTTTATTTAAATGCAGTTTTATATGCATGTCTTGATATGTGGGAGGTTCAACACTGAAGAGTTCACTGAATTTGTTTCTGCTGCGTCTGGGATCTGGAGCAATGCATTAATGCGGTAGGAAATTGACAAGTAACAAGACAACGGCGTTTCAGCAGGTTTGTTTTTTACCTTACAGCTCGAGTCGTTTTCAGCTTGTCTTGCTTAACTTGTATCGTTTTGGTCAAGTGGGCACCAGTCCTTGTTACTGCTGTTCCATTTGCAGGTTTTGACACCCTGGATAACCATTTGCTCCTTAGTGGAATAAGTGAAccataagaaagaaaatgaaaaatgaaatctCACAAGTGGGTTATTTCCCTTTGACTGGTTGGCTTACCAAATTTACATGGGGCATTGTTTGGAATGGTTTTTCACACATTTAGACTACTACTCTTTCGACTGATAATGATATATCAAACATGCCTCTGTTAATCTGTTTCAAACAGAAAGGCATGCATGTCCTTTTTGTACGAAGAGTCACAAGTCAGAACCCATCTGTTAGCATCTAGACTTAAATCCCAGATCTCAATCGTTTTTCACAGGAGATACATTTCATTCTTTATTTCAGATGAAGCTGAAATTTTTACTTGACAGTTCAAAATCTGTATTTGTCAACCGACACCTTATTACCAAGATGTccaaaatgattttttgtatttgttaATGGATGTAACTTCCTAGGTAAACAGTTATAGTGTACCTAATGGAAGTGACAAGAGCAAAAACAGACCAGgcaaaaagtgaaaaagaacAATTACGCACCAAAAGGAACTACTGTTTTTTGCATGCTTAGAAAACATGTACACTGAGAAAATCAGGTATAATTGCATTAGGAATCAGGAGTCGGGATTCTGAGAAGCAGCAAGAAACAGAGCACCAGCTCCAGAGCCACCATGAGCATGTTCAATTATTATGTTGCCTGAGAGCTCATCCCCAAGCATTTCCCAAACACTGCTGTGAAGATAATTTCTGAAGATTCTGTAGTGCTCATAAAGCCCGCCTTCTATTGTAATAACACTCCTTCTGTTGGCTATTCTCCCAAGCTTCTTTGTAATGGCCACAATGCCTGCTCCAGCCAGACGGGCTCCGCGTTCTGTTACGATGTCACATACCTCTGCAACAATTTCTCTTGCCATTTCTGTAGAATTGGTGATCTGAGGTTGATGAAATGTCAGagttaaaagaagagaaatttCCACTTTTAATCAGTTTGAAAATCTAACATCTTGGTTTCAAGAATGAGAGTAGTAGTATACAGAGTACTTAggaattgattaatttcaatttggtgaCATAGAAAAGATCCTTAACATTCAATAGTAGGATTCATTTTAAGCTTTCAAGGACATGTCCAACATAAATgcattcaatatttttttttctaaatttttccttttatttagAGCGTTATACCCTATATCCATGTTCActttaatatgtgattgacATTGACATACGTGGCGTACAATCTGATGGAATCCAACATGAGGAACAAAACCTTACCCCAAATATTTCCTTGAGTTTTTCATGCACAACTTCACGATCTTCTGATGTATCTTGATGCATTGCAGCCATATCTGGCGGTCTGAGGAGGAACAATTAGGTCAGGTATTAAAGATTCGGTTGACGTGTCTGTGATGCAATCCTGATCTATCATGACCACCGAATGGACAATTctttttaatgattatttttttccttttactaTTATTCTGTACTCAAATAAGATGCAACTAAGCAGGAAATCATGCGCTTAGGTTAAACTTATTGTAAGCTTGTGTGCCTTAGCAGGTAAGGAATCGCAAATTTTAGAGGTACAATTTCACCAAACAGGGCTGCTTCCTGGGCCAACCATGACTCTTATTACAATTTCTTCGAATGTATATTGCCAATTAAATGATTATCTCAAATTAGTTTGGACTCAAATAAGATCTAATTAAGCAGGCAATGTTGCATttagattaaaattatttgaagcTGTGTACCTTAGCAGGTAGGGAATCAGAAGTTTTGGAGGTACAGTTTCACCAAACAGGGCCGTTTCCTTTGCCATCTTAGCTAAAACTCTTCTTACAATTTCTCCCAAATACATTCCTGAAATCAGCTTTTCGAAGATCTGAGATAAAACAAGTAAaatcaaatagagaaaaattatGTATTTCTATTTGAGACGCATAATTATGTTCCATAGTACTCATTTACTATTTAATAATCTTGCATGCTTTTTATCAGTAACTGTCTATGATTTTAATAACTAGCGTTATAATTTCCCTTTTAACCTTGTTCTAAAAAACACAACTCAATGGATGAGTAGTCATACAATCAGAGTTGCCTTACCCGGCTACCAGGATTCGAACTTTCAGCATCTAAAGAAGCATCAAACTGAGTTATAGGAAGTTGGCAGGAATTGAAGTTTCCCCATTCGATGCTAATAACCTATGAATGAAACACGCACAAACGTCAAATTTATATTCACTTACAAAGGAAAACGAGTAgcatatatttataaatatatatatatagcagtGACATACTATCTCGCCTGAATTTGGCAATAATGAGCCGCGCCATATGGGGCCTGATTGGGCTGTATCTACGTAAGCAGCATTTGTGCCCATTCCTAAGCAAATTGCAGCCACACTTTCCTTATTATAGTATCTAGCACCAGCTAAATCTCCAACAGTGTCATCAACCTGCTCAATATCTTAGCTCAAACATACTCCTATCTACTAGGATAACAAGAGTAACTAACGCAAGCAAATGAAAGATGCTTACTAATGCATGAACACGCATATTTACGCCGTGTTTTTCCAGATCTTGATTGATTTCGCTAACCAGTTCCTTTCCTCCCTGATTACATGGTtagattaataaatattagtCTTATAGCTATGGAAGGTTGTGAATTCATGTTAACCATGTTACCAAGCAAAATAGGATAAGATAAACCTTAACTATGTCGTCAGCAGAGAAATTTTTCCATTTAATAGCAGCGCCAGAGGTGGCTGCAGCTTGGTTCGCTGCATATGACAAGGTAAACCCCAGTTTCTTGTCATTTGCTGCTGTTTCATCATTGTTCTCGGGATGAGCCGAGATAAATTTTGATAGCTCCACGGCTATGATATCGTATAATTCCTGAAGATTAAAACTTAATCGATAAGAATAACTGTTCAAATAATCACAAAAATTTGGAAGCAATAACAACAACATGCTCAACCTTCTACTTATGATCAATCTTCAAGTTCATTATGTCGAACAATTCTATTTCTTTTGGCAATTTACTTTATCAGAAACGTGGTAAGGAAGTTTTTTAATTGACAGAAGGATTTCGCaaaggaaaatattatttcattcaaTAGATGGTAAGGTGTGTTACATGTAGTAAATTTCTTTATCAATCTCATTACatactaaaaattttcttttctgaaaCAACTACCAATCTCTCACCCGGTTATTCGTACGACTATATAGTTTATGATAATCAAGACAATCAGCTACACCAAAACCACACCTGTGAAGTTCCCAGCATGACATTTGAGGGAAGAGAAATCTCCTCTTTATAGAAATCAGAAATAGGCTCATTTTTGCCTCCAAGCCTCGCACACACCATCAAAAAATCCGTTCCTCTCAAGTTCACCCCATAATACATTCCCTGCTCATTCCTGCTACCAAGGCAACAGCTCCAATACAACATCAACATATGCTATAAAACAATTACCAACTATCtatatttgaagaatgaatTTACCCCGTGGGAAGAGGAGAGACGTAGGAAACAAGCATGTTGAGGCAACTTCTTGCTTCATCTGAAGAAAGTGAGGCTTCCATATCAGATACCATGGCATTAGCCACTTCCCATAACTTGGGGACCGGAGTTGCACATTCCCTTGCAAATATACGGATAATTTGTTGACATTTCTTCCATTGTCGGTCCTTTTTTTGCTTCCAATATTGCCTCACCAGAGTCACCACCACCACAACTGTTGCAGCTGTCGT
Protein-coding sequences here:
- the LOC18611376 gene encoding probable hexokinase-like 2 protein isoform X1 produces the protein MKKEVALAVVTTTAATVVVVVTLVRQYWKQKKDRQWKKCQQIIRIFARECATPVPKLWEVANAMVSDMEASLSSDEARSCLNMLVSYVSPLPTGNEQGMYYGVNLRGTDFLMVCARLGGKNEPISDFYKEEISLPSNVMLGTSQELYDIIAVELSKFISAHPENNDETAANDKKLGFTLSYAANQAAATSGAAIKWKNFSADDIVKGGKELVSEINQDLEKHGVNMRVHALVDDTVGDLAGARYYNKESVAAICLGMGTNAAYVDTAQSGPIWRGSLLPNSGEIVISIEWGNFNSCQLPITQFDASLDAESSNPGSRIFEKLISGMYLGEIVRRVLAKMAKETALFGETVPPKLLIPYLLRPPDMAAMHQDTSEDREVVHEKLKEIFGITNSTEMAREIVAEVCDIVTERGARLAGAGIVAITKKLGRIANRRSVITIEGGLYEHYRIFRNYLHSSVWEMLGDELSGNIIIEHAHGGSGAGALFLAASQNPDS
- the LOC18611376 gene encoding probable hexokinase-like 2 protein isoform X2 — encoded protein: MKKEVALAVVTTTAATVVVVVTLVRQYWKQKKDRQWKKCQQIIRIFARECATPVPKLWEVANAMVSDMEASLSSDEARSCLNMLVSYVSPLPTGNEQGMYYGVNLRGTDFLMVCARLGGKNEPISDFYKEEISLPSNVMLGTSQELYDIIAVELSKFISAHPENNDETAANDKKLGFTLSYAANQAAATSGAAIKWKNFSADDIGGKELVSEINQDLEKHGVNMRVHALVDDTVGDLAGARYYNKESVAAICLGMGTNAAYVDTAQSGPIWRGSLLPNSGEIVISIEWGNFNSCQLPITQFDASLDAESSNPGSRIFEKLISGMYLGEIVRRVLAKMAKETALFGETVPPKLLIPYLLRPPDMAAMHQDTSEDREVVHEKLKEIFGITNSTEMAREIVAEVCDIVTERGARLAGAGIVAITKKLGRIANRRSVITIEGGLYEHYRIFRNYLHSSVWEMLGDELSGNIIIEHAHGGSGAGALFLAASQNPDS